In Pedobacter sp. WC2423, the following are encoded in one genomic region:
- a CDS encoding heavy-metal-associated domain-containing protein — METLKFKTNIKCGGCIATVTPHLNAMNGLEQWNVDTEVADKVLTVTGDADNLQQAIEETLKKAGFHGELI; from the coding sequence ATGGAAACTCTGAAATTTAAAACGAATATTAAATGCGGTGGATGTATCGCTACGGTAACTCCTCATTTAAACGCAATGAATGGTCTTGAACAATGGAACGTGGATACTGAGGTAGCTGATAAAGTTCTGACGGTAACTGGTGATGCTGATAATCTGCAACAGGCAATAGAAGAGACTTTAAAAAAGGCGGGCTTCCACGGGGAGTTAATCTGA
- a CDS encoding FecR family protein has protein sequence MSDRDELLIKHLLNETSTEENTRFLQWIAEDPANKAYYNQFKQIWETSKALEPKSTIDEEQAWKKFKAKVTPSNQQEAKIVPLRYKYGWLKIAAIFLIAAGLWSTYRIFSTADYISVGAGKEVLVKTLPDGSTITMNKNSLLSFASNFTDHRAIRMQKGEIFFKVTPNKEKPFIIEVENVKIKVVGTSFNVKYRNEQTEVIVETGIVKVSINGADAALHKGEKVIVKNGTTELKKELNTDQLYTYYRNKTFILNNTSLAKVIEKLNEAYQVNIVIEDPRIKNLTLTTTFPEDSLDHILQTICETFNIKQVHSEGKILLVNKS, from the coding sequence ATGAGCGATAGAGATGAACTTTTAATAAAACACTTATTAAACGAAACCAGTACGGAAGAAAATACCCGATTTCTGCAATGGATAGCTGAAGATCCGGCTAATAAGGCATATTACAACCAATTTAAACAGATTTGGGAAACAAGTAAAGCACTAGAACCAAAAAGCACCATAGACGAAGAGCAGGCCTGGAAGAAATTTAAAGCTAAAGTAACCCCGTCAAATCAACAGGAAGCTAAAATTGTTCCTTTGCGCTATAAATATGGATGGCTTAAAATTGCAGCCATATTTTTGATTGCCGCAGGCCTGTGGAGTACCTACCGCATTTTTAGCACTGCTGATTATATATCGGTCGGTGCCGGCAAGGAAGTACTGGTAAAAACACTTCCTGACGGCTCAACAATTACCATGAATAAAAACTCTTTATTAAGTTTTGCCAGTAACTTCACCGATCACCGGGCAATTCGTATGCAAAAAGGAGAGATATTCTTCAAAGTAACCCCAAACAAAGAGAAACCATTTATTATTGAGGTAGAAAACGTAAAAATAAAAGTAGTCGGTACCTCTTTCAATGTGAAATACAGGAATGAGCAAACTGAGGTTATTGTAGAAACAGGAATCGTCAAGGTAAGTATTAACGGCGCTGATGCAGCACTGCACAAAGGAGAGAAAGTGATCGTCAAAAATGGTACAACTGAATTAAAAAAAGAGCTCAATACCGATCAGCTTTATACTTACTACCGGAATAAAACCTTTATCCTGAATAACACTTCACTTGCAAAAGTTATAGAAAAATTAAATGAAGCCTACCAGGTAAATATTGTCATTGAAGACCCGCGAATCAAAAACCTGACGTTAACCACTACCTTTCCGGAAGATTCACTGGATCACATTTTACAAACAATTTGTGAAACCTTTAATATTAAACAAGTACACAGCGAAGGAAAAATCCTGTTGGTAAACAAATCATAA
- a CDS encoding DUF4833 domain-containing protein: MTSLSKALKTIQLLILVLLAMISPLSAQPAEEKQNPKLDNLLFFVQKNPGANTVIYELNFNEDGTICTQAPVKVSWIKYAEDGKREELSNVEKKYVYGVKSQDLGNDEYEIHLMAYTRLPLYLKRSQTDNKYKIYIKDEDTHYLLKRAFIKLGSCSFWFPKVQYIDLVAVDTVNGREILRRINIRSQAEF, encoded by the coding sequence ATGACCTCACTCAGCAAAGCTCTTAAAACTATACAACTCCTGATACTGGTTCTGCTGGCAATGATCAGCCCCTTAAGCGCGCAACCCGCTGAAGAAAAACAGAACCCTAAACTGGATAATCTTTTATTCTTTGTGCAGAAAAATCCGGGTGCCAATACCGTAATTTACGAACTCAATTTCAACGAAGATGGTACAATTTGCACCCAGGCTCCAGTTAAAGTTTCCTGGATCAAGTATGCAGAAGACGGAAAACGTGAAGAACTCAGTAACGTGGAAAAGAAATATGTTTATGGCGTAAAAAGCCAGGATCTGGGAAATGATGAATATGAAATTCATTTAATGGCCTATACCAGATTACCGCTATACCTGAAACGCTCTCAAACCGACAACAAATACAAAATCTATATCAAAGATGAAGACACACACTATTTACTAAAAAGAGCATTCATCAAACTCGGCAGCTGCTCCTTCTGGTTTCCAAAAGTACAATACATTGATCTGGTTGCAGTAGATACAGTAAATGGAAGGGAGATTTTACGAAGAATTAATATCAGATCACAAGCAGAATTCTAA
- a CDS encoding heavy metal translocating P-type ATPase, giving the protein MSDLKNIQTISLPVLGMTCAGCASSVQSMIEAQDGVQSAEVNYATQQVKVSYEPGKIMPEQFQSAVQSVGYDLILDTLNGKEKQQEVQQQNYSALKRKTILAGILTLPVVIIGMFLMDIPYANYYMLGLTTPVLFVFGKNFFINAYRQAQYGRANMDSLVALSTGISYLFSVFNTFFADFWHAKGIHPHVYYEAAAVVVVFIMLGKLLEENAKSNTSSAIKKLIGLQPKTVILVTEDGEQEIAVSAVKAGDRLLVRPGDKIPVDGVLDEGHSYVDESMISGEPVAVLKEAGAQVFSGTINQKGSFKFRAEKVGGETLLAQIIKLVQDAQGSKAPVQKLVDKIAGIFVPIVLFIAVCTLGVWLLFGGEYKLSQGLMAMVTVLVIACPCALGLATPTAIMVGIGKGAEHGILIKDAEALESGYKVDTVILDKTGTITEGKPLVTGMEWIDYEGSVQEEMLGIFLAMEQHSEHPLAEAVVSYVKATGVRAASITGFKSLTGKGVEAVFNGETYFAGSHKILTEAHGELPGKIKKIVHQFQQEAKTVIFFTSARQVLAVVAIADQIKAGSKQAVEGLQAQGITVYMLTGDNAFTAAAIAKQTGILNYKADVLPSEKADFVKSLQQEGKIVAMIGDGINDSQALAQSDLSIAMGRGSDIAIDVAKLTLISSDLRQVSKALKLSKATVRTIRQNLFWAFIYNLIGIPLAAGILYPLNGFLLNPMLAGAAMALSSVSVVGNSLRLKLTKLN; this is encoded by the coding sequence ATGTCAGATTTAAAGAACATACAAACTATTTCCCTCCCGGTATTGGGTATGACCTGTGCGGGTTGTGCTTCTAGTGTACAGTCTATGATTGAGGCTCAGGATGGTGTTCAAAGTGCGGAAGTAAATTATGCTACACAACAGGTAAAGGTCAGTTATGAGCCTGGTAAAATTATGCCGGAGCAGTTTCAGTCAGCAGTACAGTCGGTGGGGTATGATTTGATTCTGGATACGCTGAACGGAAAGGAAAAGCAGCAGGAGGTACAGCAACAGAATTATAGTGCTTTGAAAAGAAAAACTATTCTGGCTGGAATACTCACTTTACCGGTAGTAATTATCGGGATGTTTTTGATGGATATCCCTTATGCGAATTATTATATGCTGGGTTTAACTACTCCGGTTTTGTTTGTGTTTGGAAAGAATTTTTTCATCAATGCTTACAGGCAGGCGCAGTATGGCAGAGCAAATATGGATAGCCTGGTTGCTTTGAGTACGGGTATTTCTTATCTTTTTAGTGTATTTAATACCTTCTTTGCTGATTTCTGGCATGCTAAAGGGATTCATCCTCATGTATATTATGAGGCTGCAGCTGTAGTTGTTGTTTTTATTATGCTGGGTAAGCTTTTGGAAGAGAATGCGAAATCAAATACTTCGTCAGCAATTAAGAAGCTGATTGGGCTACAGCCAAAAACAGTAATATTGGTTACTGAGGATGGGGAACAGGAAATAGCGGTGTCGGCTGTTAAGGCCGGGGATCGGTTACTGGTGAGACCGGGTGATAAAATTCCGGTGGATGGTGTGCTGGATGAAGGTCATTCATATGTGGATGAAAGTATGATTAGCGGAGAGCCTGTGGCGGTATTGAAAGAGGCGGGTGCGCAGGTTTTTTCAGGGACGATCAATCAGAAAGGGAGCTTTAAATTCAGGGCGGAGAAAGTTGGTGGGGAAACTTTATTAGCTCAGATCATTAAATTGGTTCAGGATGCACAAGGATCGAAAGCGCCTGTTCAGAAATTGGTAGATAAGATTGCTGGTATATTTGTTCCGATAGTTCTTTTTATTGCGGTTTGTACTTTAGGAGTATGGTTGCTGTTTGGCGGGGAATATAAATTGAGCCAGGGGTTGATGGCTATGGTTACGGTATTGGTGATTGCTTGTCCTTGTGCTTTAGGACTGGCTACGCCAACGGCAATTATGGTCGGAATTGGTAAGGGAGCTGAGCATGGGATCCTGATTAAAGATGCGGAAGCACTGGAGTCGGGTTATAAAGTGGATACAGTCATTTTAGATAAAACGGGTACGATTACTGAAGGTAAACCTTTAGTTACAGGTATGGAATGGATTGATTATGAGGGTTCAGTTCAGGAGGAAATGCTGGGCATTTTCCTTGCAATGGAGCAGCATTCTGAACATCCGCTGGCCGAAGCTGTGGTGAGTTATGTCAAAGCAACGGGTGTCAGGGCAGCTTCAATTACTGGTTTTAAAAGTCTGACGGGAAAAGGAGTAGAAGCTGTTTTTAATGGCGAAACCTATTTTGCAGGAAGCCATAAAATTTTGACTGAAGCACATGGAGAACTGCCGGGAAAAATAAAGAAAATCGTTCATCAGTTTCAGCAGGAAGCTAAAACTGTGATCTTTTTTACCAGTGCCAGGCAAGTGCTTGCCGTAGTTGCTATTGCCGATCAGATTAAAGCGGGCTCAAAGCAGGCCGTAGAAGGCCTGCAGGCGCAAGGGATAACAGTTTATATGCTAACGGGAGATAATGCCTTTACAGCGGCTGCAATTGCGAAACAGACAGGTATTTTAAACTATAAGGCAGACGTACTTCCGTCAGAGAAGGCGGATTTTGTCAAAAGCTTGCAGCAGGAAGGTAAAATTGTTGCGATGATAGGTGATGGAATTAATGACAGCCAGGCGCTGGCTCAGTCTGATCTTTCGATTGCAATGGGCAGGGGATCTGATATTGCTATTGATGTAGCAAAGCTGACTTTGATCTCGTCTGATTTAAGACAGGTTTCTAAAGCACTGAAACTATCGAAGGCTACGGTGAGAACAATACGTCAGAATTTATTCTGGGCGTTTATATACAACCTGATTGGGATTCCTCTGGCTGCGGGGATATTATATCCGTTGAATGGTTTCCTGCTGAATCCGATGCTCGCAGGAGCAGCAATGGCATTAAGTTCAGTCTCTGTAGTAGGTAACAGCCTCAGGTTGAAATTAACTAAATTAAACTAA
- a CDS encoding RNA polymerase sigma-70 factor codes for MDLTYPVSYTAPIIYDDAAFEHLFKAHYKALHSYVNTMIRDEEMAEEIVQNRFMKFWEKRELLNIQTSVKAYLYKCVHNDTLNFLKHEKVKIRHQNFTMHSTQESEPASHRVELNELASKVQGAMEDLPEQCRLIFHMSRFEELKYREIADQLEISIKTVETQMGKALRILRLKLVDFLVLLLSGVWFYKDFLN; via the coding sequence GTGGATTTAACATACCCAGTGAGCTATACCGCACCTATAATTTATGATGACGCAGCATTTGAACACTTGTTCAAAGCGCACTACAAAGCATTACATAGCTATGTGAATACCATGATCCGTGATGAGGAAATGGCAGAAGAAATAGTACAGAACAGATTTATGAAATTCTGGGAAAAACGGGAACTACTGAATATACAAACTTCCGTAAAAGCCTATTTATACAAATGCGTTCACAATGACACTTTGAACTTTCTGAAGCATGAAAAAGTAAAAATACGCCACCAGAATTTTACGATGCATTCCACACAGGAAAGTGAACCTGCTTCACACAGAGTGGAATTAAACGAGTTAGCCTCCAAAGTACAGGGAGCTATGGAAGATTTACCCGAACAATGCAGGCTTATATTCCATATGAGCAGGTTTGAAGAGTTAAAATACAGAGAAATCGCAGACCAGCTGGAGATCTCTATTAAGACCGTAGAAACTCAAATGGGAAAAGCATTGAGAATATTACGCTTAAAACTGGTCGATTTTTTAGTTCTCCTTTTATCAGGAGTATGGTTTTACAAGGATTTTTTGAATTAA